The following proteins come from a genomic window of Cervus canadensis isolate Bull #8, Minnesota chromosome 3, ASM1932006v1, whole genome shotgun sequence:
- the ZNF398 gene encoding zinc finger protein 398 isoform X2, translated as MAEAAPAPALPLPAAPAANEAHLQTAAISLWTVVAAVQAIERKVEVHSRRLLHLEGRTGTAEKKLASCEKTVADLGNQLEGKWAVLGTLLQEYGLLQRRLENLENLLRNRNFWILRLPPGIKGDIPKVPVTFDDISIYFSTPEWEKLEEWQKELYKNIMKGNYESLISMDYAMNQPDVLSQIQPEGDRNTEDQAGQEESGIPTDPSEEPGISTSDILSWIKQEEETQVGAPQEPKESDMCKGNYADEELVIKAEGLARASLCPEVPVAFASPPAAAAKEPFPDVAFKSPQSAPLAPFGRPAADLAEASEGQVTFTQLGTYPLPPPAGEPVFSCHHCGKSLSQDLLLTHQCGPPGEHAAPCAQCPKHLPPPADGGPPAPARETPPTCPHCARTFTHPSRLTYHLRVHNSAERPFPCPDCPKRFADQARLASHRRAHASERPFRCAQCGRSFSLKISLLLHQRGHAQERPFSCPQCGIDFNGHSALIRHQMIHTGERPYPCPDCSKSFMRKEHLLNHRRLHTGERPFSCTHCGKSFIRKHHLMKHQRIHTGERPYPCAQCGRSFRYKQTLKDHLRAGHGGSCGGDRDPSGPPPDPPGPLLPGLEASGLGVNPEGLEANQWYGEGSGGGVL; from the exons ATGGCCGAGGCGGCCCCTGCTCCG GCGCTCCCTCTCCCCGCAGCCCCAGCGGCAAACGAAGCTCACTTGCAGACCGCGGCCATCTCCCTGTGGACGGTGGTGGCGGCTGTGCAGGCCATTGAGAGAAAGGTGGAAGTCCATAGCCGGCGACTGCTGCACCTGGAAGGCCGGACCGGCACGGCAGAGAAGAAGCTGGCCAGCTGTGAGAAGACAGTGGCGGATCTCGGAAACCAGCTGGAGGGCAAGTGGGCCGTGCTGGGGACCCTGCTCCAGGAGTACGGGCTGCTGCAGAGGCGGCTGGAGAACTTGGAGAACCTGCTGAGGAACAGGAACTTCTGGATCCTGCGGCTGCCCCCGGGCATCAAAGGAGACATTCCAAAG GTGCCTGTGACATTCGATGATATCTCCATCTATTTTTCCACTccagaatgggaaaaattagaAGAATGGCAAAAGGAACTTTACAAGAATATCATGAAGGGCAACTATGAGTCTCTCATCTCCATGG ATTATGCCATGAATCAACCCGATGTCTTATCTCAGATTCAGCCAGAAGGAGACCGTAATACAGAGGACCAGGCTGGGCAAGAGGAGAGTGGGATTCCCACGGACCCCAGCGAAG AGCCTGGCATTTCGACATCAGATATTCTGTCTTGGATTAAACAAGAGGAAGAGACCCAGGTTGGTGCTCCACAGGAGCCCAAGGAGAGTGACATGTGCAAAGGCAACTATGCTG ACGAAGAGCTGGTCATCAAGGCTGAAGGCCTCGCCAGAGCTTCCCTGTGCCCCGAGGTGCCTGTCGCCTTCGCTTCTCCACCAGCAGCCGCAGCTAAGGAGCCGTTCCCAGACGTGGCCTTCAAGAGCCCGCAGTCCGCGCCCCTGGCGCCATTTGGACGTCCAGCCGCCGACCTGGCGGAGGCCTCGGAGGGACAAGTGACCTTCACGCAGCTGGGCACCTACCCGCTGCCGCCCCCGGCCGGGGAGCCGGTCTTCTCCTGCCACCACTGCGGCAAGAGCCTCAGCCAGGACCTCCTGCTGACCCACCAGTGCGGCCCTCCTGGCGAGCACGCCGCCCCCTGTGCCCAGTGTCCCAAGCACTTGCCCCCACCGGCCGACGGCggccccccggcccccgcccgcgAGACGCCCCCCACCTGCCCGCACTGCGCCAGGACCTTCACGCATCCGTCCCGACTCACTTACCACCTTCGAGTCCACAACAGCGCCGAGcgccccttcccctgccccgACTGCCCCAAGCGCTTCGCTGACCAGGCGCGCCTGGCCAGCCACCGGCGAGCGCACGCCAGCGAGCGGCCCTTCCGCTGCGCGCAGTGCGGCCGCAGCTTCAGCCTGAAGATCAGCCTGCTGCTGCACCAACGCGGCCACGCGCAGGAGCGGCCCTTCTCCTGCCCACAGTGCGGCATTGACTTCAACGGCCACTCGGCCCTCATCCGCCACCAGATGATCCACACGGGCGAGCGGCCCTACCCCTGCCCCGACTGCAGCAAGAGCTTCATGCGCAAGGAGCACCTGCTCAACCACCGGCGGCTGCACACGGGCGAGCGGCCCTTCAGCTGCACGCACTGCGGCAAGAGCTTCATCCGCAAGCACCACCTGATGAAGCACCAGCGCATCCACACGGGCGAGCGGCCCTACCCCTGCGCCCAGTGCGGCCGCAGCTTCCGCTACAAGCAGACGCTCAAGGACCACCTGCGCGCGGGCCACGGGGGCAGCTGCGGCGGGGACCGGGACCCCTCTGGACCGCCGCCGGACCCCCCGGGGCCCCTCCTACCCGGGCTGGAAGCCTCGGGCCTGGGCGTCAACCCCGAAGGTCTGGAGGCCAATCAGTGGTATGGGgaaggcagtgggggaggggttTTGTAA
- the ZNF398 gene encoding zinc finger protein 398 isoform X1: MAEAAPAPTSEWDSECLTSLQALPLPAAPAANEAHLQTAAISLWTVVAAVQAIERKVEVHSRRLLHLEGRTGTAEKKLASCEKTVADLGNQLEGKWAVLGTLLQEYGLLQRRLENLENLLRNRNFWILRLPPGIKGDIPKVPVTFDDISIYFSTPEWEKLEEWQKELYKNIMKGNYESLISMDYAMNQPDVLSQIQPEGDRNTEDQAGQEESGIPTDPSEEPGISTSDILSWIKQEEETQVGAPQEPKESDMCKGNYADEELVIKAEGLARASLCPEVPVAFASPPAAAAKEPFPDVAFKSPQSAPLAPFGRPAADLAEASEGQVTFTQLGTYPLPPPAGEPVFSCHHCGKSLSQDLLLTHQCGPPGEHAAPCAQCPKHLPPPADGGPPAPARETPPTCPHCARTFTHPSRLTYHLRVHNSAERPFPCPDCPKRFADQARLASHRRAHASERPFRCAQCGRSFSLKISLLLHQRGHAQERPFSCPQCGIDFNGHSALIRHQMIHTGERPYPCPDCSKSFMRKEHLLNHRRLHTGERPFSCTHCGKSFIRKHHLMKHQRIHTGERPYPCAQCGRSFRYKQTLKDHLRAGHGGSCGGDRDPSGPPPDPPGPLLPGLEASGLGVNPEGLEANQWYGEGSGGGVL, from the exons ATGGCCGAGGCGGCCCCTGCTCCG ACTTCCGAGTGGGATTCCGAATGCCTTACCTCCCTGCAGGCGCTCCCTCTCCCCGCAGCCCCAGCGGCAAACGAAGCTCACTTGCAGACCGCGGCCATCTCCCTGTGGACGGTGGTGGCGGCTGTGCAGGCCATTGAGAGAAAGGTGGAAGTCCATAGCCGGCGACTGCTGCACCTGGAAGGCCGGACCGGCACGGCAGAGAAGAAGCTGGCCAGCTGTGAGAAGACAGTGGCGGATCTCGGAAACCAGCTGGAGGGCAAGTGGGCCGTGCTGGGGACCCTGCTCCAGGAGTACGGGCTGCTGCAGAGGCGGCTGGAGAACTTGGAGAACCTGCTGAGGAACAGGAACTTCTGGATCCTGCGGCTGCCCCCGGGCATCAAAGGAGACATTCCAAAG GTGCCTGTGACATTCGATGATATCTCCATCTATTTTTCCACTccagaatgggaaaaattagaAGAATGGCAAAAGGAACTTTACAAGAATATCATGAAGGGCAACTATGAGTCTCTCATCTCCATGG ATTATGCCATGAATCAACCCGATGTCTTATCTCAGATTCAGCCAGAAGGAGACCGTAATACAGAGGACCAGGCTGGGCAAGAGGAGAGTGGGATTCCCACGGACCCCAGCGAAG AGCCTGGCATTTCGACATCAGATATTCTGTCTTGGATTAAACAAGAGGAAGAGACCCAGGTTGGTGCTCCACAGGAGCCCAAGGAGAGTGACATGTGCAAAGGCAACTATGCTG ACGAAGAGCTGGTCATCAAGGCTGAAGGCCTCGCCAGAGCTTCCCTGTGCCCCGAGGTGCCTGTCGCCTTCGCTTCTCCACCAGCAGCCGCAGCTAAGGAGCCGTTCCCAGACGTGGCCTTCAAGAGCCCGCAGTCCGCGCCCCTGGCGCCATTTGGACGTCCAGCCGCCGACCTGGCGGAGGCCTCGGAGGGACAAGTGACCTTCACGCAGCTGGGCACCTACCCGCTGCCGCCCCCGGCCGGGGAGCCGGTCTTCTCCTGCCACCACTGCGGCAAGAGCCTCAGCCAGGACCTCCTGCTGACCCACCAGTGCGGCCCTCCTGGCGAGCACGCCGCCCCCTGTGCCCAGTGTCCCAAGCACTTGCCCCCACCGGCCGACGGCggccccccggcccccgcccgcgAGACGCCCCCCACCTGCCCGCACTGCGCCAGGACCTTCACGCATCCGTCCCGACTCACTTACCACCTTCGAGTCCACAACAGCGCCGAGcgccccttcccctgccccgACTGCCCCAAGCGCTTCGCTGACCAGGCGCGCCTGGCCAGCCACCGGCGAGCGCACGCCAGCGAGCGGCCCTTCCGCTGCGCGCAGTGCGGCCGCAGCTTCAGCCTGAAGATCAGCCTGCTGCTGCACCAACGCGGCCACGCGCAGGAGCGGCCCTTCTCCTGCCCACAGTGCGGCATTGACTTCAACGGCCACTCGGCCCTCATCCGCCACCAGATGATCCACACGGGCGAGCGGCCCTACCCCTGCCCCGACTGCAGCAAGAGCTTCATGCGCAAGGAGCACCTGCTCAACCACCGGCGGCTGCACACGGGCGAGCGGCCCTTCAGCTGCACGCACTGCGGCAAGAGCTTCATCCGCAAGCACCACCTGATGAAGCACCAGCGCATCCACACGGGCGAGCGGCCCTACCCCTGCGCCCAGTGCGGCCGCAGCTTCCGCTACAAGCAGACGCTCAAGGACCACCTGCGCGCGGGCCACGGGGGCAGCTGCGGCGGGGACCGGGACCCCTCTGGACCGCCGCCGGACCCCCCGGGGCCCCTCCTACCCGGGCTGGAAGCCTCGGGCCTGGGCGTCAACCCCGAAGGTCTGGAGGCCAATCAGTGGTATGGGgaaggcagtgggggaggggttTTGTAA